A window of Zingiber officinale cultivar Zhangliang chromosome 5A, Zo_v1.1, whole genome shotgun sequence contains these coding sequences:
- the LOC121980777 gene encoding uncharacterized protein LOC121980777 gives MAAVTGTLLSPLRYTASIPFPSRCPGQQRKAMASVLRLSPAPPRIVCFRRQAASGRPTQVRCEGRSPSPASREGSKSENVVLKLAWYGSELLGIAASLFRPSPPTGPAEEVSAGAIGLLTGRAQVAEAIKEDFARSYFVTGNLTPNAYEDDCEFADPAGSFRGLRRFKRNCSNFGSLLEKSNMKLTKWEDFEDKSIGHWRFSCIMSFPWRPILSATGYTEYYFDAESGRVCRHVEHWNVPKMALLKQIFRPSRWVWETR, from the exons ATGGCGGCGGTGACAGGAACTCTACTCTCACCGTTACGGTATACGGCAAGTATACCATTTCCTTCGCGTTGCCCAGGGCAACAGCGGAAAGCCATGGCTTCGGTCCTCCGCCTCTCGCCCGCACCACCCCGCATCGTCTGCTTCCGCCGCCAGGCTGCCTCCGGGAGGCCTACTCAAGTCCGGTGCGAGGGCAGGAGCCCTTCGCCTGCGAGCCGCGAGGGGTCCAAGTCGGAAAACGTTGTTCTCAAGCTGGCCTGGTACGGCTCCGAGCTCCTCGGTATCGCCGCTTCTCTCTTCCGGCCGTCTCCGCCGACTGGCCCCGCTGAGGAGGTCTCCGCCGGCGCGATCGGATTGTTGACTGGCAGAGCGCAGGTTGCGGAAGCCATCAAGGAGGACTTCGCCCGCTCCTACTTCGTCACAG GGAACTTGACACCGAATGCTTATGAAGATGACTGTGAATTTGCTGACCCAGCAGGTTCTTTCAGAGGTCTACGTCGTTTTAAAAGAAATTGTTCAAATTTCGGATCACTGCTTGAAAAATCTAACATGAAACTCACAAAATGGGAGGATTTTGAG GATAAATCAATTGGACATTGGCGTTTCAGTTGCATCATGTCATTTCCTTGGAGACCAATTCTTTCCG CTACTGGCTATACAGAATACTATTTCGATGCTGAATCCGGGAGGGTTTGCAG GCATGTGGAGCATTGGAATGTTCCAAAAATGGCACTTCTTAAGCAAATATTCAGACCCAGCCGCTGGGTATGGGAGACGCGCTGA
- the LOC121980776 gene encoding plant intracellular Ras-group-related LRR protein 5-like produces MGNPTQSTSVGVIEAVEEIMMAYRSLPPRPSIEEVEAAIAVIRTADSEQELRVWEIAKTQRPPDVPQKLFSLLQEVKRNLALLQSQQHRREAMALLELDKSLQVFDELIQRVSKTVSGEETEEEEEEEKWKEEVNDGIGRSLSLVEKLKDEKKEEANSLSKLDDAHSVNGDTKLSLIQVANLIETSAKKGVRVIDLQGKLMDQIEWLPNSLGKLQEATELKISENRIMALPTSIGSLKCLTKLDIHSNQLINLPESFGELSNLIDLDLHANRLKTLPSTFGNLTNLVNLNLSSNQFYVLPHTIGNLTNLRWLNIETNELEELPYTIGSCTALIELRLDFNQLKALPEAIGKLECLEILTLHYNRVKSLPSTMSSLSKLKELNVSFNELESIPESLCLSV; encoded by the exons ATGGGGAATCCAACACAATCAACCTCCGTTGGGGTGATAGAGGCTGTGGAGGAGATCATGATGGCCTACAGGTCCCTGCCACCAAGGCCGTCCATAGAGGAAGTTGAGGCAGCCATAGCTGTGATCAGGACAGCAGACAGTGAGCAGGAGCTCAGAGTCTGGGAGATTGCCAAGACGCAGAGGCCCCCTGATGTTCCGCAGAAGCTCTTCTCTTTGCTGCAGGAGGTAAAGAGGAACCTAGCCCTGTTGCAGAGCCAGCAGCATAGGAGGGAGGCCATGGCCTTGCTGGAGCTGGATAAGAGCCTTCAAGTGTTTGATGAATTGATTCAGAGAGTATCTAAGACTGTCTCAGGAGAGGAAaccgaagaggaggaggaagaggagaagtggAAGGAGGAAGTTAACGATGGGATTGGTAGAAGTTTGAGTTTGGTCGAAAAATTGAAGGATGAGAAGAAAGAGGAGGCGAATTCTTTATCGAAGCTTGATGATGCCCACTCAG TTAATGGCGATACAAAGCTAAGCCTCATCCAAGTGGCAAACTTAATTGAAACTTCAGCTAAGAAAGGAGTTCGAGTCATTGATCTCCAAGGCAAGCTAATGGACCAAATCGAGTGGCTTCCAAACTCACTTGGAAAATTACAAGAAGCCACTGAATTGAAGATATCAGAGAACCGAATCATGGCTCTTCCAACGTCTATAGGAAGCTTGAAATGCTTAACAAAGCTTGACATCCACTCCAATCAACTCATAAACCTACCTGAATCATTTGGAGAACTATCCAATCTGATCGATCTCGATTTGCATGCAAACCGCCTAAAAACTCTGCCTTCTACATTTGGGAACCTTACAAATCTAGTCAACCTCAATCTGAGTTCTAACCAGTTCTATGTTCTTCCCCACACAATAGGGAACCTAACAAATTTGAGATGGTTGAACATCGAGACAAATGAACTTGAAGAGCTCCCTTACACTATTGGATCGTGTACTGCTCTCATCGAGCTCAGGTTAGATTTCAATCAGCTAAAAGCATTACCTGAAGCAATCGGGAAACTCGAGTGCTTGGAAATTCTTACACTGCACTACAATAGAGTTAAATCATTGCCTAGTACTATGTCTTCACTTTCTAAGCTTAAAGAACTCAATGTCAGCTTCAATGAGCTTGAGTCGATCCCTGAGAGCCTTTGCTTGAGTGTTTAA
- the LOC121980778 gene encoding CAAX prenyl protease 1 homolog encodes MEFPYLEAVLGFMICMYIFETYLDIRQHAALKLPNLPKPLLGVISDEKFERARAYSIDKSYFHFVHEAVTIVMDTAILYYKILPWFWKLSGNFALYIGLNPKNEIIHTLSFLAGVMVWSQITDLPFSLYSTFVIEARHGFNKQSLRLFLMDMFKGICISIFLGPPIVAAIIVIVQKGGPYLAIYLWVFILVLCLAMMTVYPILIAPLFNKFTPLPAGELREKIEKLAASLKFPLKKLFVVDGSTRSKHSNAYMYGFLKNKRIVLYDTLIQQCKDEEEVVAVIAHELGHWKLNHTMYSFIAVQILTLLQFGGYTLVRNSKDLFESFGFDTQPILIGLIIFQHTVIPLQHLLNFGLNLVSRTFEFQADAFAKKLGYAKPLRAGLVKLQEENLSAMNTDPWYSAYHYSHPPLVERLAAIEEPETAKKED; translated from the exons ATGGAGTTCCCTTACCTCGAGGCTGTCCTAG GCTTTATGATCTGTATGTATATCTTTGAAACATACTTAGATATTCGGCAACATGCAGCTCTTAAACTACCCAACTTACCTAAGCCGCTGCTGGGAGTAATTAGTGATGAAAAATTTGAAAGAGCTCGAGCTTATAGCATTGATAAAAG CTACTTTCACTTTGTTCATGAAGCTGTGACCATAGTGATGGACACTGCAATTCTATACTATAAAATATTACCTTGGTTTTGGAAG CTATCTGGGAACTTTGCTTTGTACATCGGTTTAAATCCAAAGAATGAAATCATACATACATTGTCATTTCTGGCTGGTGTTATGGTTTGGTCACAG ATAACTGATTTGCCATTTTCGCTTTATTCTACATTTGTGATTGAGGCACGACATGGGTTTAACAAG CAATCACTACGGCTTTTTCTGATGGACATGTTTAAGGGAATTTGCATCTCTATCTTCCTTGGCCCACCAATTGTTGCAGCAATTATAGTCATAGTCCAG AAAGGAGGTCCATACCTGGCAATATATCTTTGGGTTTTCATCCTTGTTCTTTGCCTCGCGATGATGACAGTGTATCCCATTTTAATAGCGCCTCTGTTTAATAAGTTCACTCCT CTTCCCGCTGGAGAGctgagggagaaaatagaaaagCTTGCTGCTTCACTGAAGTTCCCTTTGAAGAAGCTCTTTGTTGTTGATGGATCGACAAGGTCTAAACATAGCAAT GCTTATATGTAtggatttttaaagaataaacGTATTGTTCTCTATGACACCTTGATCCAACAG TGCAAAGATGAAGAGGAAGTTGTTGCAGTTATTGCCCATGAACTTGGACATTGGAAACTCAATCACACAATGTATTCTTTCATTGCTGTTCAG ATTCTCACACTTTTGCAATTTGGAGGATACACTCTTGTGAGGAACTCAAAAGATCTTTTTGAAAGTTTTGGCTTTGATACTCAGCCAATACTTATTGGTCTCATAATATTTCAG CATACTGTTATACCCCTCCAGCACCTTCTGAACTTTGGTCTCAATCTTGTAAGCCGGACATTCGAATTTCAG GCTGATGCTTTTGCCAAGAAACTAGGTTATGCCAAACCGCTTCGTGCAGGCCTTGTCAAATTGCAA GAGGAGAACCTTTCTGCCATGAACACTGATCCATGGTATTCAGCATACCATTACTCCCATCCACCTCTTGTTGAAAGATTAGCTGCAATCGAAGAACCTGAGACAGCTAAGAAAGAGGACTAG